GAAGCCATTTTACAGTTCCCAGAGGTAAATGATGCTGCTCATACGTAGGAAGCGTGGACCTGTTTACTCCATACATATCATCAATGATGCTTCAAGCCCCAATGAATCCTACCCTGAAACGCCGGGCACGATTGGCTGGAGTATGTATGCTCTATTGGCCTGGAtaccttcctcttcaagaCTTGGTTTCGACTGGTTCTGTTACATGTACCGGGTACCAGGTCATTTTCTTGATATGATACTCTCACGATTTTCATGTTGACTTTCCAGAAGCAACGCGTATCAAGCTGAGAAATGCGCGCTAACAGAGTTGGCCAGCTAGGCAACAAGCAGcccccacccaacaaccaaccatTACTAACCATGATATGTCAAGCCTCACAAAACAACACTTCACTTGCTCGAACAAGGCTCTTCCAGCTTGTCGAGTAGCTCATCATGAGTTTCATTGCTGCCCGCACTCGGGCTCAAAGAAAGCAGCTCGCCGGCAGCACAAGCGGCACAGAAATCCATCTCGCTGATGAGACAGAAACACCAGCCCCACCACTGCCATCCCAACCCGCAGCAAAGCCCAACATCAcagccctccccaccaaaccACCAATCAGCCTGACGCGTTTACCACGCGacgaccacaacctcctcctcaaaaagcAACACTTTCTCCAAAAATACGCGATCACCGTCCCCAGAACCCTCCAGCGGAATGTGCCCCACGCCGTCTCAGCAACACTCGTCTTTGCCCAGCAAGAGGCTGGCACAGCCGTGTGTATTCACCCCTCGGGCCTCCTACTAACATGTGCACACTGCGTAGCGGGGGACGAGACTGAGTTGGATCTGGAAAAGGTTCACTGGCTTCTCTTCGCGTCTGGCAGGGCTGTGTCTGCCAAGTGTCTGGCGTGGGATTCGCAGAGGGACCTTGCGCTGTTGCAGGTCACCGCGgcttcagcagcagcgcctGGGGATCTCCCAGAAGGCGTTTCTTTCCCATCAGTGACACTAGCAGATGGGGCACCCCAGCTCGGGGCAGGCTTGGTCTGTATTGGCCACCCTGGCAGTGAAGACCTCGAAGCCAGTGAGGCGGGAGTATTGACGGGGTATGATGTGCTGCATCTTAGCAGCGGGTCATTCTGCGGGTATGCCGAGGGACAGGATGTGCAGGACAACTCTGAGATTGGGGCGCTGCAGCATGATTGTTGGACGTATTGGGGCCACAGCGGCGCTCCGTTGTTGGACGCCAGGACGGGGAAGCTTGTTGGGATGCACTCTTCTTGGGATGATGAGACTGgtatgaggaggggggttgcgCTGGAGGCGATTAAGATGTTTTTGAAGGCACGTGTTTGAAGACGGTTGTCCGTGATAGATCATGTCGTTTATATCATCCATAGTTCCTGCGAgctttcccccccctcgtCAAGGTTCATGTTGTGGTCCCAAAGAAAGTTGTCCGGGAATACCACATCCAAGCTATCAAGATGCGAAATTTCCAGGGATGCTGCTTGCAGGTCAAATTCAGTGTTAAGCAAGTCGAGGTTGTCCTCAGTTGGCGCTGTCGTTGTTCTTTCATGCCTCGTTGTCCCTTCCGAGAAACGACTAGTCTGGTCTGCAGTTGAATCATCGATGCTGAACAGATCACTATCGCGATCGTAGTGAAGAAGAGATGTTGGCTCCTCTATGTAGAAAGGTGCGTTGTTGTCCTGAATCAGCGGCGTACTGCCAGATTGGACCATAATGTTGTCTGATGTGTTTGGAACGACGCCTGCATAGTCCGGTACGTTTGACCATAGAACACTTGACTCAATCGTGGCGGTGGTAAAAGGATCGAGTGAGTGATAATTCTGAACGGCTTCTATGTAGTTAGGAGTGGTGAAAGAAGCCTCAGGCGCAGTCTGTCGATCCTGCTGCGTGGTTGTGTCGGCCGTCAGGTCCATCAAGGCCGGAGTGCTGTATTCCTGTGTATCCGTACTGCTTGGTGGTGCCCACGCAAGGTCAGGCTCAGAGCCAGTTTGAAGAAGCTGTGGGTTCTCCTGTAAGGGCGAAGGCACAGCCGTGCGCTGGGCGTGTGCTCTTGAAGCCCAACGGTCATAGATTCTGGCGACGAATGTTTGAAGGAGTTGTCTTTGTTGCATCAACCCCGGATGAAATCCGAGACTCTCTCCTGTCTCTCGAATAATGTCTGAACCTCGCTGGTTGAAAAATTCCAGAAACGAGCTGAGGTCCTCTGATATCGTGCTGTCCACGTAGGGCGAACTGGGCTTCGGTGTTTCTGGAAAAACAATGTCCCAGATTGTATACCACTGGCTCTCAAGGGAGAGCTTTGGGTTTGCTCTACTTTCCCTGAGCGCCTTCTGCTGTAGCTCAGATAGCCACTTGGCCTGAAAGATAACCTTGTCGCATGGTTGATCCTGTTTACAGTGTAGGTCCAATTCCCCAGCATTTTCAAACTCCGCGCCACACCGAACACAGTAGCTTCTGCAATGGCTTCTCCTCAAATGTTGTTTGACGTCCCGAATTCTTTTTAGCTTGTACCGAAAACATTCTTTCCAGTGACTGGAATCCTCTTTCCAGAAAGGACACGCCAGCAAACGTCTCGGTGAATCTGCATCTGATGGTGTTGGCTTGGGGCGAGGACCGCATCTACGCCGCTCTTCGGGGTTTTCATCGCCGGAATCATCGTCGAGCTCTGAGTGCAGCCGTTTTCTTGATGACCCTGTTGCGCCACTTCGTTGCTTCTGGCTTTCATCTCGTTTGTCTGGCTCCGCACCTGCATTAGACCCTGACTCACTTGCAGAGTTTTggtattttcttttccacccTTCATAACCCCGCTCAAGAGCGGCCAAAATTACACTATTGGTGTTTGTCTCCAACAGCTGAGTCCACATCTGAGGGGTTGGAAGGATATCCCCGGGATCGTAGGTCTCAAGCGGATCCGAATCATCTTCCCACTCCGAGTTTCCTATGTCCTCGTGGTCGGTCAACGGAGTCGTTGTCGAGCTGCCTCTTGATTTTGGCGAAGGGAACCCACTCGACGAAGGATAAGATGGAGTGCGTGGGCTAAACGTCTTATGCGTGGCTGTCGAAGCTGATGGGGAGACATTTTCAGAAGCTGAGGTTGATTCAGGTGACTCGCTCATATACTGGGCTAGAGCTGGTGTACCGTGTGATTTTGATGGGATTTGCGAGTTGAATTTCGAGTCATAGGGTTCGGGCTCCCTACAACCTTTTACCCAGCATTTTTCAACTGGACAGTGCACACAGAGCACGTGCTGACACGATACTTCCATGCAAACCAATTCTACAGTCGGTACCATCATACCAAAGCCACAGCGGCACTACTGCGTGTCAGCGGTGTTCCTGTTAACCTCAAACAATTCAGACGTCTCGATTGTCACCAAGCCTAGCTCAGATATTGCCAACTACTCACACAAGCCCAAAACTCCTCCATGTTCTCGGTAAGCATCTTGTCGATGAGGTACCTATGTCGCCTTACAACTTTCTCAAGTCAGCGTGAGATGTTGTCTAAATCGTCGTTCCCTTGTTTTGGCGGATTATAGATATTGGAAATTCTGATTTTAAATAGCAAGCCTGGTGGTATACCGTATGACCATGAAAGTTGCTGGTGTCGTCACTAAAGATTTATCACAGTTCAGAGTCCTAATTTTGTTGGCTTTTGCCATCGCTCAACTTCAGCTGGCGCGACCTGCATGAGTAGTAACAGGTCAAGAGCACAGTTGTGCTCTTCGTTAGCAGATCGGATGAACCAATCATTTTTGGTATTTGATACAGCTCTTATGGGATGTGCATTTCCATGTTCCTAACTGGATACACGAAAAGTCTACCCCCGCAATGGAGGAAAACAAAGTCTTGGGTCTATGAACAGTGGAACGATGGTACTACTTGCAGGTCTGGCTCattgagggagggaggtcaATTCAGGGGTATACTCAGGGGCTAGACCCACTGTTTatcatctcctcgtccttgcCTCAATGGGTGAAAGGACCCAAGACCGAGTCGTTGGGCATGCGCTGACATGTAGCAAGGGTGAAATCCAATATTTCTTTAGATAAACCAAACTATCCTCAATTTGTCCATGTTGGGAAACCgtccatgatgatggcggaaTTCcgcaaccctaacccgaaTGCAAAGACTTTGTTTGGAAAGGTGGGGTACACGCGTCATTCAGTGATGGATTTGTCAGTGACCCAATAGGACCGCTTCGCATCCCTTGACATCGACCTATATAACATGATCCATCCTGGTCAAGAACACATAGCCCACACTGTCACACCACCTGTACTCACGTATATCAGCATCTGATTTCcagatttcttcttctcgagccTGTTCCCCCTAACAGCTTAATCGCAACCATGGCATCCGCTATCCCCACGACAATGAAAGCGCACATCTACACCAACACCTCACCAACATTAGAggccaacctctccatctcaacatcagTCCCAACTCCGACTGTATCTGGACCCAATGAACTGCTGATTCAGGTCTTGTCAGCATCCATCAACCCAGCCGACCACAAAGTCCCAGAGCTGCCCGGCCCTGTCCGACGGCTAGTCATCAAGACGCCTGCCACCCCTGGCATGGACTTTTGTGGCCGTGTGGTTCAAGCTGGGACAAAAGTTGACTCAATCGCACTGGGAGATATAGTATACGGTCGCTTGGGACCTAAACAGCATGGATCTCTCGGAGAGTATATCATCGCGCCAGCCAACGCTGTTGCCGTCTTTCCCAAGGAGGGTGTGACAGTCGACGAGGCGGCTGCCATTGGAGTGGCAGGACTGACTGCCTACCGTATGTCCCGCTTTTTCCATTTAATATTACCATCTCACTAACAACTATCTTGTAGAGGCAATCCAGCCCAATGTCAAAAAGGGCGACAAGATTTTCATCAACGGTAGCTCGGGTGGTGTCGGCTGCTTTGCCGTGCAAATCGCCAAGGTTTTGGGCTGTCACGTCACCACCTCATGCTCACCGGCCAAGGCCGAGCTCGTCAAATCGCTGGGTGCCGACGAGATCATCGactacaccaccacagacGTCTGCGAGTACTTGCGTGCCAAAGGAAAGGTATTCGCGCAGGTTCTGGACAACGTGGGCACGCCCGACAACCTGTACAAAGCGTCCGATAACTTCCTCATTGCAGGCGGGAAGTTTGTACAGGTTGGGAGCCCGTTGTCGTTCGGCGCGCTTCGATCCGCGGCCTCCAGGGCGCTGCTGCCGTCTTTCTTGGGAGGGGGCAAGAGCAAGTACGAAGTTTACACCATTCGGGATTCTGCAGAGGACCTGAAGGTGCTGGGGCAGTggatcaaggagaagaagattaaGGTTGTGATTGAACAGACGTATGAATTTGAGGATGTGCCGAAAGCCTTTGCCAAGTTGAGGACGGGAAAGAGCGCGGGGAAGCTGGTGATCCACGTTGGAAAGTGAGCTTATTTATGTCTCTGGCGCGATCATCGGGGTGGCTCTGGCCGTCGTTTGCGTTGTTTGTTTTAATTACGGGGTAAATATACGAAGCGAtggtcttcttcatcaacgcAAGACGGATTTCCCTCGCTTATTCTATTTCATCATAGTGGACTCTACCCTACTCCAGACACAAGATACCTACAGTTCCTCGCTAGTACAGTACAACAGTGTTACAAGAGGTAACCAGCGCAGATCGACAGAGTGTGACAACGCTTAGTAAACTATCTGCGTCAGCTGAAGCCTTCAATTTACACTCGGCAAATGGACTTGCCCCAAACACGCAAGCCTAGCCGAAGTGGAGCTTATTCATCCCATAGCCTCACCTGCACTACTGAAGTTATTTTGCTCTTGAAAGCTGTCCTTGGAATGACAGTCACCGCTCTTCTTCATGGGAGCGAAGTCAGCAAAGCACACCGAAGGGCGTGGCAAGTGGTATTCGCCTACTTGCCTATTTATGCCAAAGTCGCCTCTGGTCAGATATCATCGTAACACAACTACACAGGCCTTGTCCTCGGTCTCCGAGGGTGAAGAGCATCGGAACGTGCTTCGGTCGGTTAGTTACCCTTATCATGACCCAACTTTACCGAGTCTATTGGTTACAACATGGATGTATGATTTCACTAGGGTCTCCTTTTCATGGAAGCTTTTCCGCGGCCCGGGGATGTGACAAAACTTCTCTGTGGAGAGGGAAGTCGTTTTGAGGGGCCACACAATGAAGAAAGACTAAAGAATGTGAGGAAGGCAGCCTGGGAAACTGCATAAATACCACCTTCTTTACACTCCCCCTTCCTAGACTGTCtactcctcttcatccaaTACAGTACTCACCAGACATAACACGACAATCACTAATCTTCAGAATGCTCGCGcaaaatctcctcctgctcatcGCAGCCAACCTCGTGGCATCCATTCCCGCCCTCGATAACTCCCCCAAGCCCATCAATCTCGAGGCAACCGAGCTGCAGCGTCGGTCCGCCTGCGCAGTTGCCGGCGTGGTCAACGGCCAGTGTGGCCGCTACTACCGCGGCACCGGCTGCAATGACATGATCAATGCCATTGACCCCGGCGTACGCCCCAGTCTTTTCTCGCCCTCCTGTCCATCAAACATTCGGAAGCTGATATCGTTGAAAACAGAGATGCAGCGGCACCTGCTACTCCTCGGGCGATGCCATTGCCAGCATCAAAGCGTCTGGTGACGGCACCTACGGCACAAACTGCCAGGTCTTTTACGACTCCAACTGCCAGAACCCCATCGGCCAGACTGGAAACACCATCACTGGGGGAGGAAAGTGTTATACGCCGTCTGACGGCCGCACCGGTCATAGCATGCTTTGCTGGTACCGCTGCTGAATGGAGTTGGGAGACTGTATACCAGTGGcatttgctttttttctttcggAGGGAGCCACATAGGTATGCGACAGGAGGGAGTGGAAGTGGTAAGAGGGGCGGTTGGAGATGATACACGAGCAAAACAGGTGACAGAAAAGACCGGAATGCGAAGAGATGGGTCCCACAGTGATTCGGCTTTGAAGTAGCCcgatacctacctacctacctacctacctacctacctacctaggtaactatggggttggggttatcAAATAAAGAAAATACATTCGTTTTGCGGCAGTTCCTACACTTTGGAATCTGTCATGTCCAAGCGGTGATGCATGTGCCTCTTCTCTGCGGCCACATGGCTCTTTGAAGCCTGCAATTTCTCTCGAAAAAGAATTAAATCTGACCAACTAGACGAGTGTGTAGGTAGCCATGTTCATAACTCAAATAGAAGTCCAGGGTTCTTGTCTCTATACAATCGGTCCTTATCATTTCCCTCGAAAGTATAGTCCGTCGTTCACGAAAGATGGTGGATATTCGTATTATGTGCAGGGCCCT
The window above is part of the Podospora bellae-mahoneyi strain CBS 112042 chromosome 3, whole genome shotgun sequence genome. Proteins encoded here:
- a CDS encoding hypothetical protein (EggNog:ENOG503P3IQ; COG:S), with the protein product MSFIAARTRAQRKQLAGSTSGTEIHLADETETPAPPLPSQPAAKPNITALPTKPPISLTRLPRDDHNLLLKKQHFLQKYAITVPRTLQRNVPHAVSATLVFAQQEAGTAVCIHPSGLLLTCAHCVAGDETELDLEKVHWLLFASGRAVSAKCLAWDSQRDLALLQVTAASAAAPGDLPEGVSFPSVTLADGAPQLGAGLVCIGHPGSEDLEASEAGVLTGYDVLHLSSGSFCGYAEGQDVQDNSEIGALQHDCWTYWGHSGAPLLDARTGKLVGMHSSWDDETGMRRGVALEAIKMFLKARV
- a CDS encoding hypothetical protein (EggNog:ENOG503P0CA; COG:C) produces the protein MASAIPTTMKAHIYTNTSPTLEANLSISTSVPTPTVSGPNELLIQVLSASINPADHKVPELPGPVRRLVIKTPATPGMDFCGRVVQAGTKVDSIALGDIVYGRLGPKQHGSLGEYIIAPANAVAVFPKEGVTVDEAAAIGVAGLTAYQAIQPNVKKGDKIFINGSSGGVGCFAVQIAKVLGCHVTTSCSPAKAELVKSLGADEIIDYTTTDVCEYLRAKGKVFAQVLDNVGTPDNLYKASDNFLIAGGKFVQVGSPLSFGALRSAASRALLPSFLGGGKSKYEVYTIRDSAEDLKVLGQWIKEKKIKVVIEQTYEFEDVPKAFAKLRTGKSAGKLVIHVGK
- a CDS encoding hypothetical protein (EggNog:ENOG503PR8U), producing the protein MLAQNLLLLIAANLVASIPALDNSPKPINLEATELQRRSACAVAGVVNGQCGRYYRGTGCNDMINAIDPGRCSGTCYSSGDAIASIKASGDGTYGTNCQVFYDSNCQNPIGQTGNTITGGGKCYTPSDGRTGHSMLCWYRC
- a CDS encoding hypothetical protein (EggNog:ENOG503PBR0), which produces MLTENMEEFWACCRCGFGMMVPTVELVCMEVSCQHVLCVHCPVEKCWVKGCREPEPYDSKFNSQIPSKSHGTPALAQYMSESPESTSASENVSPSASTATHKTFSPRTPSYPSSSGFPSPKSRGSSTTTPLTDHEDIGNSEWEDDSDPLETYDPGDILPTPQMWTQLLETNTNSVILAALERGYEGWKRKYQNSASESGSNAGAEPDKRDESQKQRSGATGSSRKRLHSELDDDSGDENPEERRRCGPRPKPTPSDADSPRRLLACPFWKEDSSHWKECFRYKLKRIRDVKQHLRRSHCRSYCVRCGAEFENAGELDLHCKQDQPCDKVIFQAKWLSELQQKALRESRANPKLSLESQWYTIWDIVFPETPKPSSPYVDSTISEDLSSFLEFFNQRGSDIIRETGESLGFHPGLMQQRQLLQTFVARIYDRWASRAHAQRTAVPSPLQENPQLLQTGSEPDLAWAPPSSTDTQEYSTPALMDLTADTTTQQDRQTAPEASFTTPNYIEAVQNYHSLDPFTTATIESSVLWSNVPDYAGVVPNTSDNIMVQSGSTPLIQDNNAPFYIEEPTSLLHYDRDSDLFSIDDSTADQTSRFSEGTTRHERTTTAPTEDNLDLLNTEFDLQAASLEISHLDSLDVVFPDNFLWDHNMNLDEGGESSQELWMI